In Panthera tigris isolate Pti1 chromosome C1, P.tigris_Pti1_mat1.1, whole genome shotgun sequence, the following proteins share a genomic window:
- the MYCL gene encoding protein L-Myc: MCLCAGCRAAPSRRGAGPLQVAGGRSEGADMDFDSYQHYFYDYDCGEDFYRSTAPSEDIWKKFELVPSPPTSPPWGSGPGAGDSAPGIGPPEPWPGGGAGDEAESRGHSKAWGRNYASIIRRDCMWSGFSARERLERAVSDRLAAGAPRGNPPKAPAAPDCAPSLEAGNPAPAAPCPLGEPKTQACSGSESPSDSEGEEIDVVTVEKRQSLGVRKPVTITVRADPLDPCMKHFHISIHQQQHNYAARFPPESCSQGGAPERGPQEEALEKDAPEEKEEEVDEEIVSPPPVESEAPQSCHPKPVSSDTEDVTKRKNHNFLERKRRNDLRSRFLALRDQVPTLASCSKAPKVVILSKALEYLQALVGAEKRMATEKRQLRCRQQQLQKRIAYLSGY, translated from the exons ATGTGCCTGTGTGCGGGCTGCCGGGCTGCCCCGAGCCGGCGGGGAGCCGGTCCGCTCCAGGTGGCGGGCGGCCGGAGCGAG GGAGCGGACATGGACTTCGACTCGTACCAGCACTATTTCTACGACTATGACTGCGGGGAAGATTTCTACCGCTCCACGGCGCCCAGTGAGGACATCTGGAAGAAATTCGAGCTGGTGCCGTCGCCCCCCACGTCGCCGCCTTGGGGCTCGGGTCCCGGCGCCGGGGACTCAGCCCCTGGAATCGGTCCCCCGGAGCCGTGGCCCGGAGGGGGCGCCGGGGACGAGGCGGAATCCCGGGGCCATTCGAAAGCTTGGGGCAGGAACTACGCCTCCATCATCCGCCGTGACTGCATGTGGAGCGGCTTCTCCGCCCGGGAACGGCTAGAGAGAGCGGTGAGCGACCGGCTCGCCGCCGGCGCACCCCGGGGGAACCCGCCCAAGGCGCCCGCCGCCCCAGACTGCGCTCCCAGCCTCGAGGCCGGCAACCCGGCTCCCGCTGCCCCCTGTCCGCTGGGCGAGCCCAAGACCCAGGCCTGCTCGGGGTCCGAGAGCCCAAGCGACTCGG AGGGTGAAGAAATCGATGTTGTGACAGTGGAGAAGAGACAGTCCCTGGGCGTACGGAAGCCAGTCACCATCACGGTGCGGGCAGACCCGTTGGACCCCTGCATGAAACACTTCCACATCTCCATCCATCAGCAGCAGCACAACTATGCCGCCCGTTTTCCTCCAGAAAGCTGTTCCCAAGGAGGGGCTCCCGAGAGAGGTCCCCAAGAAGAGGCTCTGGAGAAAGATGccccagaagaaaaggaagaggaggtaGATGAAGAGATTGTGAGTCCCCCACCTGTAGAAAGCGAGGCTCCCCAGTCCTGCCACCCCAAACCTGTCAGTTCTGACACCGAGGACGTGACCAAGAGGAAGAATCACAACTTCCTGGAGCGCAAACGACGGAATGACCTCCGTTCTAGGTTCTTGGCCCTGAGAGACCAGGTACCCACCCTGGCCAGCTGCTCCAAGGCCCCCAAAGTGGTGATCCTGAGTAAGGCCTTGGAATACTTACAAGCCCTGGTGGGGGCCGAGAAGAGGATGGCCACGGAGAAAAGGCAGCTCCGATGTCGGCAGCAGCAACTGCAGAAGAGAATTGCGTACCTCAGTGGCTACTAA